A window from Anser cygnoides isolate HZ-2024a breed goose chromosome 1, Taihu_goose_T2T_genome, whole genome shotgun sequence encodes these proteins:
- the LOC106046395 gene encoding coiled-coil domain-containing protein 70-like, with product MYSTINFCSLRYSANLRQFTAEESLSKNSSLSLLPPSTISSQMTQFNQTLRKENQNLLEENQTLQQENRAFHLENKVYYQQNQIIQRQNKALCEQNKILQKKHTDSSEETKHLEKQQKALLQQNTALREEIKALKGQEIAFAMQEKALQKEILALWKENKAFNKHIKALQKDNKAIQEEENALCEEKNALSDQKFALQEENRALQDEKKALQSQGKALKEEHKVLHEWNKIL from the exons ATGTACAGCACCATCAACTTCTGCTCTCTGCGGTACTCTGCTAATCTCCGGCAG TTTACAGCAG AAGAGTCTTTAAGCAAGAACAGCAGTTTATCTCTACTGCCGCCATCTACCATCTCCTCTCAAATGACACAATTCAACCAAACACTCCGGAAGGAGAATCAGAACCTTCTAGAAGAGAATCAAACCCTTcagcaagaaaacagagctTTTCACTTGGAGAACAAAGTCTATTATCAGCAGAATCAAATTATACAAAGGCAGAATAAAGCCCTTTGTGAACAGAATAAAATTCTTCAGAAGAAGCACACAGattcttcagaagaaacaaagcacCTTGAGAAACAGCAAAAGGCCCTCCTACAACAAAATACAGCCCTCAGAGAAGAGATTAAGGCTCTCAAGGGACAAGAAATAGCATTTGCAATGCAGGaaaaagctcttcagaaagAGATTTTAGCTTTatggaaggaaaacaaggcCTTCAATAAGCATATTAAGGCTCTTCAAAAGGACAACAAAGCTATTCAGGAAGAGGAGAATgctctctgtgaggaaaaaaatgccctAAGTGATCAGAAATTTGCTCTCCAAGAGGAAAACAGGGCACTTCAAGATGAGAAGAAGGCCCTACAGAGTCAGGGAAAAGCTCTCAAAGAGGAGCACAAAGTCCTCCACGAATGGAATAAGATCCTTTAA